Genomic DNA from Vibrio tubiashii ATCC 19109:
CTCAAGCGCGCGGGGCGTAGGTATTAGTTGGTTCCCATCTCTAACCAATAATGGGTCACCACATATTTCTCGTAGCTGTGATAGCTGCCTGCTCATGGCAGACTGAGTGACATGCAGACGCTCTGCCGCTCGACTAACATGGCACTCTTCGAGCAATACATGCAAAGAGCGCAACAAATTAAGGTTAAGATTGTTCAGCATCATTTTGAGCGCTATGTGTTTAGCGTATTAAAGAATTCATTAAGTACAGTGTGAGTCATCAGATGACGCAACTCTGGAATCTTTTGCAATTCGTCCCGAATGGCATTCAGCCGAGTCATTGAATCAACTTCGACGTACAGCATCATGTCAGTTTCTCCGCTAATCGCATGACACCATTTTACGCCATCAATCTGATAAATCAGATCGGCATAGGTTTCGCAGTACTGAGTCGAGCTCGACATATCAAACTTAAGGGCGAGATAGGCTTTGATCAGTTCTTTGTTCTCAGTTTTCGCCACATCAGCATGATAGCCAAGGATTACTTTTTCATGTTCGAGCTTTTGAATTCTCGCCGTTACTGCCGTGCGTGACAGATTCACTTTTCTAGCGATATCACTCACACTCTCCCGAGCGTTAAGTTTTAGAATGTCTATGATTTGCCGATCAAATTTGTCCATATTTTACTTCCCAATTACGCCAACTTATCCTGTTGGTTGAATGCAATGTGACACAAAATTGCTAGAGATGAAAGCAGTCAAATTGACAGCTCTAAAACCACAAACAGACAATGTGACCGCTATCGGTGACGAATTGACTAATGCATACCTAAGCCGCTTGAGATAACCTTGTTTTAAAACTGAACACGATGCAGGGAGAGCATAATGAGTGAGCTGAAAAAAGAGATAACATTGCTATCTGGCATCGGCCAATTATCGACAACGCTGTTAGGGACAGGGCTGTTTATGGTGCCAGCAATAGCAGCAGGTATCGCGGGGCATGCGTCCCTTTGGGCATGGTTAATCCTATTTGTTGCAATCTGCCCTATTGCACTCACTTTCGCCCAGCTTGGTAAACGTTACCCGAGTGCTGGTGGTACCGCTTACTTTGTCCGTAAGGCATTTAACTCCAAACTTGAAAAAAGCGTCGCATGGTTGTTTCTTAGTGTCGTTCCGGTCGGTGTACCTGCTGCCATTGCGTTAGCGGCTGGATTTTTGCAGCAGCTGATGCCTGAAAGCATCAACTCTCCTTTATTTGCCCAATTGCTCACCGTGACTTTGCTTATTGGCGTGAATCTCGCTGGAACCAAATCTTCAGGCAGGTTACAAACCATTATTGCCTTGTCTATTTTTGCTCTTATCACGGCGTTCTGGTGGAAAGGCGACTTTAGTTCTCAGGATTTAATCTTGCCGCCTCTTAGTGGTGATAGCCTGTGGTCTGTCGGGTTAGCATTAGGTGTCATGTTTTGGTGTTTTGTTGGGATAGAAGCGTTCGCCCATATGGGAGAAGAGTTTAAGAACCCTCAAAGAGACTTCCCTATTGCGATTGTGATTGGCTGTTTTATCGCAGGGGCGACTTACTGGATATGTTCAATCATAGTGTTAAAGATGGGCGCTTACGGTTCGCCTATGTTCGATAGCACATCAATTCCTTGGATCTCTGAAAATCTGTTTGGTCCAGAGTTCAAAGCCTTAATCAGTATCGTGGGTTTTGGGGCATGCTTTGCTAGTGTAAATCTCTACACTCAAAGCTTATCTCGCATGGTATGGGCACAGGCTAAGGAATACAGCCCAAATAGCGCGCTCGCTAGACTATCGATTAAAGGTGTCCCGGCAAATGCGACCTTTGTTGTTGGCGGTGTGGCTCTGGTTTCTTGTGTCGCGGGTGAGTTGTCAGGTTTGGATTTGGAGTTCTTTCTCAAGCTCGCCAATGGAATATTTGTTTTGGTCTACCTTCTAGCGATGCTTGCAGCCTACAAGCTACTCACAGGATTGAGTCGATACCTTGCTGCGGTTTCTTTGCTTCTCTGCTCGGCTGTGTTTGTGTGCCTTGGTTGGTCGATGCTCTACGCTGTCACCGTCTTCGCGCTACTTAGTTTACCGTGGAGAAAGTCACACACGGCGAACGGCTCAAATAACATATGATGCTACTTATACTTGGCCAGTATTTCTCGTTCTCCGCCTTGCTGGCGAAATGCCAACACTTGCTCGGAAAATTCCTCAAGTATCGTGACGAACTGAGATGTTTTGGAAATACACAGCGCAAAAGGTGCTACAGTTAAAGTCACGGGAAGCTCAGTGATCAAGTTGCGTCGATCATGCTTAGATAAGAGAAATTCAGCCACGACTTTATCAACGGCTACAACATCTCCTTTTTTCTTAGCGAGCATTTGTAATGCGATAGAGAGATCTGACTCGATCACTCTAGTGTAAGAGTCTTGGGGGAAATTTTCGTTCCCCCAACCATTTCCGACATAATCTAGAATCACGAATTCCTTCAAGTCTTCAATGCGAGACACTTGCTCTAACTTATCCAGATGCGCATGATTTTTGTAGGTAAATAGGTTGATTGGCGCGCTAAATACAGGCTCTTTTGCAACATTGACGTAATTCAGCCGCTCTGGCGTCGGTACTGTGATAAACGCATCGGCTTGACCGTTGAACACCATCCTTTGCGCACGACTCCACGGATAGCCTTCGTGTGACACTTCAAGATCCATCTGTTTTTCCAGTACTTCTTTTGCTATGTCTACCAGTATCCCTTCCATCTCGCCGGCTGCATTGATATAGGAATATGGCGGGAAGGAGTCATAATAGACAATTCTCAGCGTCTCTTTCCCGTAGGAAAAAAAGCTTAGCAAACACAAAGACAAAACCCATAACCTTTGAACCATAAACTGTCTCCCGCCAGACCAAATACCTAACCAACGAATCTCACTGCTTAGGTATCTACTCTATCAATAGTAGAGCATGGTAATTTGGTCTGCTAACAATTAGCTCAAGGCCGTTCTGACTTAAATTGGCTAGGCTGTTCTGTGTTTCTCTCAATTCTCAGATTCATTGGGCAGAAACTGAACATTGCTAGCTGTTTAAATAGCGTATGAATCCACTTTGTCTAAGCAGATATTTAGAATCGTCTGAGGGCTCACTTTTTTCCATTCGGGGCTTTTTTCTAACGGCTCTGAAGCCAAAACAACATTCGCGCCATCTTGTTTGATAAAAACCGTTGGAGCTTCTTGATCTGAGCTATAACGAACTGCCCAAAACTGATTGCCATCCGAAACACAAATTGAAGCTTTTAACGGCTCCTCAATTTGCTTGTCAGTCATAAGGTTACTGATCATTGATAAAGTGTTTCTAATCGCTTCAACAGGGTTCTGCTTTAAGCCATTTTGCAACATAAGCAGAAAGATTAACTCGCTGTCTGTCGTCCCCATACGTTTCAGAAACAGCGACTCACACAGTTGACGTTCCAACTCAAATTTAACCTGCTCAAAACCTCCAATCTGACCATTGTGGAGAAACATCCAGTTTTCACTGATAAAAGGATGGCAATTAGACCGTGAGACTTGTGTGCCTGTCGATGATCGCACATGTGCCATAAAACGATGAGAACGAATATGATGAGTAAGTGAGCGAAGGTTTTCATCTCCCCATGCAGGAAGCACTTCGTGAAATTGTCCAGGCGTATCTCGCTCAGTGTACCAACCCAGCCCAAAGCCGTCAGCATTCACTCTTGTGACCGCCTTACGTGCCTCTAAACTCTGATGAACCAATGAGTGTTCCGGTTCATAAACCAACTCATCGAGATAAATTGACTCTCCTTGATAGGCTAACCATCGACACATACAAACCCTTCCTCCCTCTAGTTACACCTTAATCAATAACATCATGAATTGAAGATTTCGGCAAGGGTACGGATATTTGGCTCGATTTCATCTAGAGCAACATTACCAAAGCCCAAGACAGCGCCAGACCAATCACGTTGCATTCCGCCATCATGCTGCTCGTAATAAGAAAAAGGACGAATCACAATGCCACGAGCGGACGCACGTGCAGCCCAATCTTGTTCCGCAATATGCCCTCGCCACTTCACAGTGACATGCAGCCCTGCCGCTTGGCTGATCACCTCCAAACTCCCTTGGAAATATCGTTCTATCATCGTCAGCATCATTTGATGTTTTTGTTTGTACAAACGACGCATCTTTCGAATATGACGAATTAGGTCACCTTCGGCAATAAAATCCGCCAGAGCAGCTTGAGTGTGGCTCGGAGAGTCACCACTTAACGCATCTTTTATGCTTAGGGCTTGTTCAACCATAGATTTGGGCAACACCAGATAACCTAAGCGAAGGCCATTGAACATTACTTTACTAAGGGAACCTACGTAGATAACGTGTTGATCATGCCCTGTTTTAGCTGCTAAGCCTTGCAGACTTGGATATGGGCGGTGAGCAAACTGAAATTCACTGTCGTAATCATCCTCAATGATCCAGCCATTACGGTTTTTCGCCCATTCAATTAGCCTTAAGCGCTGATTGATATCTAAGGTCGTGCCAAGCGGATATTGGTTACTTGGGGTGACGTAAATCACCTTGCTACAACTGCCCTCAACTAAGTTCAAATCCAACCCCGATTTAGGTACAACGACCGCAGGGCTCCAATCACAATTAAGCCAGTTGAGAACTTTAGCCATCTGCGCATAACCTGGCTGCTCCATCAAAATGCTGTGATCTTCTTTAACTGTCAGCAAAGCAGCTATGGTTAGGGCTTGCTGTGCTCCCGACGTAATAACTACCCTATCTGGATCGCAGACCACAGAACGGCTCGTCGCCAAGTAGCTTGCAAGCGCTTCTCGCAAACTGCCGTCACCTTGAACATCTTGCCCACCCAGCAGGCTTACACGACTAATATGGCGAGATAATAATCTTTGCCATTTCTGGGTTGGAAACTCACCAAGATCCGGAACTCCGGGCGAAAAAGCACGACTGTAATCAGCAGCTATAACCGGGCGGCTTGGCTTAGTAGATTGATAAGCCGTTGTCACGAA
This window encodes:
- a CDS encoding Lrp/AsnC family transcriptional regulator, whose product is MDKFDRQIIDILKLNARESVSDIARKVNLSRTAVTARIQKLEHEKVILGYHADVAKTENKELIKAYLALKFDMSSSTQYCETYADLIYQIDGVKWCHAISGETDMMLYVEVDSMTRLNAIRDELQKIPELRHLMTHTVLNEFFNTLNT
- the yjeH gene encoding L-methionine/branched-chain amino acid transporter, whose translation is MSELKKEITLLSGIGQLSTTLLGTGLFMVPAIAAGIAGHASLWAWLILFVAICPIALTFAQLGKRYPSAGGTAYFVRKAFNSKLEKSVAWLFLSVVPVGVPAAIALAAGFLQQLMPESINSPLFAQLLTVTLLIGVNLAGTKSSGRLQTIIALSIFALITAFWWKGDFSSQDLILPPLSGDSLWSVGLALGVMFWCFVGIEAFAHMGEEFKNPQRDFPIAIVIGCFIAGATYWICSIIVLKMGAYGSPMFDSTSIPWISENLFGPEFKALISIVGFGACFASVNLYTQSLSRMVWAQAKEYSPNSALARLSIKGVPANATFVVGGVALVSCVAGELSGLDLEFFLKLANGIFVLVYLLAMLAAYKLLTGLSRYLAAVSLLLCSAVFVCLGWSMLYAVTVFALLSLPWRKSHTANGSNNI
- a CDS encoding substrate-binding periplasmic protein → MVQRLWVLSLCLLSFFSYGKETLRIVYYDSFPPYSYINAAGEMEGILVDIAKEVLEKQMDLEVSHEGYPWSRAQRMVFNGQADAFITVPTPERLNYVNVAKEPVFSAPINLFTYKNHAHLDKLEQVSRIEDLKEFVILDYVGNGWGNENFPQDSYTRVIESDLSIALQMLAKKKGDVVAVDKVVAEFLLSKHDRRNLITELPVTLTVAPFALCISKTSQFVTILEEFSEQVLAFRQQGGEREILAKYK
- a CDS encoding class II glutamine amidotransferase, which translates into the protein MCRWLAYQGESIYLDELVYEPEHSLVHQSLEARKAVTRVNADGFGLGWYTERDTPGQFHEVLPAWGDENLRSLTHHIRSHRFMAHVRSSTGTQVSRSNCHPFISENWMFLHNGQIGGFEQVKFELERQLCESLFLKRMGTTDSELIFLLMLQNGLKQNPVEAIRNTLSMISNLMTDKQIEEPLKASICVSDGNQFWAVRYSSDQEAPTVFIKQDGANVVLASEPLEKSPEWKKVSPQTILNICLDKVDSYAI
- the pdxR gene encoding MocR-like pyridoxine biosynthesis transcription factor PdxR, whose translation is MALIDIGDLQLSNESRTKQDALFNAVRDKIVGQLWGKGLKLPSTRKLAEELNLSRNTVIHAYEQLHAEGYLESRVGSGYFVALELPDQFVTTAYQSTKPSRPVIAADYSRAFSPGVPDLGEFPTQKWQRLLSRHISRVSLLGGQDVQGDGSLREALASYLATSRSVVCDPDRVVITSGAQQALTIAALLTVKEDHSILMEQPGYAQMAKVLNWLNCDWSPAVVVPKSGLDLNLVEGSCSKVIYVTPSNQYPLGTTLDINQRLRLIEWAKNRNGWIIEDDYDSEFQFAHRPYPSLQGLAAKTGHDQHVIYVGSLSKVMFNGLRLGYLVLPKSMVEQALSIKDALSGDSPSHTQAALADFIAEGDLIRHIRKMRRLYKQKHQMMLTMIERYFQGSLEVISQAAGLHVTVKWRGHIAEQDWAARASARGIVIRPFSYYEQHDGGMQRDWSGAVLGFGNVALDEIEPNIRTLAEIFNS